A genomic window from Lotus japonicus ecotype B-129 chromosome 1, LjGifu_v1.2 includes:
- the LOC130746569 gene encoding uncharacterized protein LOC130746569 gives MVSPPLNGRNYNAWARSMKRVLVAKNKFKFINGEIQVAVPGDANYEAWDRCNSLINSWILNSVTSSIANSIVFVENACDAWKDLHDRFSQGDLVRIAELQNEISNLKQNTLSVNDYYTEIKTLWEELEQYRPIPRCRCEMPCRCEAIEQVKLFREHDNAIRFLLGLYENFGVVKSQILMSNPFPSIAKVVSIAMQHERQSETEDNDDSKALVNAAEGKKSYGKGKASSSGSGSGHNGFNNSSSSYKNAGKYCTHCKKSGHTVEVCYRLHGYPTAFKPKTGYNNVSHANNVSGGYDSADDADDSSVVHKDNVDLFTADQYKRIMAMIQQATISQKNSYSKSASVNHVIRSRISEAETAGYGCSNQEEDWFG, from the exons ATGGTGTCACCTCCTCTCAATGGCAGAAACTACAATGCTTGGGCACGGTCAATGAAGCGTGTGTTGGTTGCGAAGAACAAATTCAAGTTCATCAATGGTGAGATTCAAGTTGCAGTGCCAGGAGATGCAAACTATGAGGCTTGGGATCGATGCAATAGCTTAATCAATTCTTGGATTCTCAATTCGGTAACTTCTTCCATAGCTAATAGCATAGTGTTTGTTGAAAATGCATGTGATGCCTGGAAGGATCTGCATGATAGGTTTTCACAGGGAGATTTAGTTCGAATTGCAGAATTACAGAATGAAATAAgtaatttgaaacaaaatacACTTTCTGTGAATGATTACTATACTGAGATTAAGACACTTTGGGAAGAATTGGAACAATATCGTCCAATTCCACGGTGTAGGTGTGAAATGCCTTGTAGATGTGAAGCCATAGAGCAAGTTAAGCTGTTCAGGGAACATGATAATGCGATTAGGTTTCTTTTGGGACTGTATGAGAATTTTGGAGTGGTAAAATCACAAATCTTGATGTCAAATCCTTTTCCTTCTATAGCTAAGGTTGTGTCTATAGCTATGCAGCATGAGAGACAATCAGAAACTGAAGATAATGATGATTCTAAAGCATTGGTTAATGCAGCAGAAGGGAAAAAGTCTTATGGTAAAGGAAAAGCTTCAAGCTCAGGTTCTGGTTCTGGCCATAATGGCTTCAATAACTCCAGTTCTAGTTACAAGAATGCAGGAAAATACTGTACTCATTGCAAGAAGTCGGGGCATACTgtagaagtttgttatagactTCATGGTTATCCAACAGCTTTCAAGCCTAAAACTGGTTATAATAATGTTAGTCATGCTAACAATGTTTCTGGAGGTTATGACTCTGCAGATGATGCAGATGACAGTTCAGTTGTGCACAAAGACAATGTAGATCTTTTTACAGCTGATCAATACAAGAGAATCATGGCAATGATTCAACAAGCAACAATTTCACAGAAGAATAGTTATTCAAAGAGTGCTTCAGTCAACCATGTGATCAGATCCAGAATTTCTGAGGCAGAAACAGCAGGATATG GATGTTCAAACCAAGAGGAGGATTGGTTTGGGTAG
- the LOC130746612 gene encoding NDR1/HIN1-like protein 26: MSQITIKSPKHCATKQGFKIERNYKKLYFAFSASFTTILLLLLLIWFILHPSKPQFSLKEVDIYQFNLSGPMLNSSIQLTLLSKNPNQKVSIYYDEFQVYATYKGQRITGDSSVPPFYQGNEESNLLTASLIGNGLPVAPSLGYEVGRDQINGRLVLNLRVIGKLRWKIGTWVSGHYRFNVNCVSVMAFGPSMLGAPLISAQGAQCSTTV; the protein is encoded by the coding sequence ATGtctcaaatcacaataaaatcTCCAAAACACTGTGCAACAAAGCAAGGAttcaaaattgaaagaaactaCAAGAAGCTCTATTTTGCTTTCTCAGCATCTTTCACCACAATCCTACTACTCTTACTTCTTATCTGGTTCATTCTCCACCCTTCAAAGCCTCAATTCTCCCTCAAAGAAGTTGATATCTACCAATTTAACCTCTCAGGACCAATGCTTAACTCTTCAATCCAACTCACTCTCTTATCCAAGAATCCAAACCAGAAAGTTAGCATCTACTATGATGAGTTTCAAGTTTATGCAACCTACAAGGGACAAAGGATAACAGGTGATTCCTCTGTGCCTCCATTCTACCAAGGGAATGAAGAGAGTAATCTCTTAACAGCATCTTTGATTGGGAATGGCTTACCAGTGGCACCATCTCTTGGTTATGAAGTAGGCCGTGATCAAATTAATGGAAGACTAGTTTTGAATCTCAGAGTTATTGGGAAGCTTCGTTGGAAGATTGGAACTTGGGTCTCTGGACATTACAGGTTCAATGTTAATTGTGTTTCTGTCATGGCCTTTGGACCTTCTATGCTTGGTGCTCCTCTGATTTCAGCACAAGGGGCTCAGTGTTCTACCACAGTTTAA
- the LOC130746625 gene encoding uncharacterized protein LOC130746625: MTSLSAGVTGVIKFNGLNYADWSEQIQFQLGYMDLDLAIVTDEKPAAITETSTDDDKSYYEAWVRSNRLCLNLMRMTMAENVKPSMPKTDNAREFMAKVKEYSQSDITDKSIVGTLMSELTTKRFDWSQPIHDHVTSMANLAAKLKSMGMDEIKAMLIQEEGRLKKEKDHSIHLTTHDGASSSKAKPGKKEQKKDKALKVKEGRIHKEHVCYFCKKAGHFKKDCPKRKAWFEKKGIPFDPAHKRN, from the exons ATGACTTCTTTGTCTGCTGGGGTCACTGGTGTGATCAAGTTCAATGGTCTTAACTATGCTGATTGGTCGGAACAGATTCAGTTTCAACTGGGTTATATGGATTTAGACCTAGCAATAGTTACAGACGAAAAGCCTGCAGCCATTACTGAGACCAGTACAGATGATGACAAGTCTTATTATGAGGCTTGGGTAAGGTCTAACAGGCTGTGTTTGAACTTGATGAGAATGACAATGGCTGAAAATGTTAAGCCATCCATGCCCAAAACAGACAATGCAAGGGAATTTATGGCAAAAGTTAAGGAGTACTCACAATCAGACATAACTGACAAGTCCATTGTGGGAACTCTAATGAGTGAGTTGACGACCAAAAGGTTTGATTGGTCTCAACCCATTCATGATCATGTGACTAGCATGGCAAATCTGGCAGCAAAGCTGAAGTCCATGGGTATGGAT GAAATTAAGGCCATGTTGATTCAGGAGGAAGGGAGattaaagaaagagaaagaccACTCCATTCATCTCACGACTCATGATGGAGCTAGTAGCAGCAAGGCTAAACCAGGTAAAAAGGAACAGAAGAAGGACAAAGCCTTAAAGGTTAAAGAGGGCCGAATCCATAAGGAGCATGTGTGCTACTTCTGTAAGAAGGCTGGACACTTCAAGAAAGATTGTCCGAAAAGAAAGGCTTGGTTCGAAAAGAAAG GGATTCCTTTCGATCCAGCCCATAAGAGGAACTGA
- the LOC130746650 gene encoding F-box/kelch-repeat protein At3g23880-like isoform X2, with the protein MENQNEKNLTLPHESPSATAEPSDMENENMMNKKNLTLPPEVIVEILLRLPVRSLRRFKKVSPSWSSIISDPQFKKSHFDLNAAPTDRLLLRFLDEDRDIVQSFDLASSLDDRSAIKTLNVPPPSMLCNHNPLYFLGSCRGFMLLAYEHTGDLIVWNPTTGFDQQILDIDHEFVFKFLCGFGYDSSTDDYFVVVITLYRSFIPETEMHCFSLKNESCCDVKYGNVHYMDYGHDSTSGVFLNDSLHWLVIYMETRLPVVIGFDLGEKSLSEIPLSSELAGELARKVYYLRVLGGCLSLCSSGGGGTRDSCEIWVMKNYKVQASWTKAFVITSCHIPCRHFYPVCFTEGGGVVGTDGSGTLMKFSSKGKLLEHRKYDREYKKVTKYFEMYRESLLLFPGEERPILCATSLPGDFKEATKEEKEKATSLPGDFKEATKEEEKAIEDEEASGDEYASGDEEEEATEDSNSSEGDYPTEDEEEEATEDSNASEGDYPTEDEEDATEEEEEGETDDDDDDDDSDSDDYDSDDNIMMEKMKMTYSKKK; encoded by the coding sequence ATGGAGAACCAGAACGAGAAGAACCTCACTCTACCTCACGAGTCTCCATCTGCTACTGCTGAACCAAGCGACATGGAGAACGAGAACATGATGAACAAGAAGAACCTCACCCTACCTCCCGAGGTGATCGTCGAAATTCTGCTTCGCCTGCCGGTAAGATCTCTACGGCGTTTTAAAAAGGTTTCTCCGTCATGGTCCTCTATTATTTCCGATCCCCAATTCAAGAAATCCCATTTTGACCTAAATGCTGCACCCACTGATCGTCTTCTTCTTCGATTTCTCGATGAGGATAGAGACATAGTTCAATCCTTTGATCTAGCTTCATCGCTTGATGACCGTTCTGCTATCAAAACCCTCAATGTCCCACCTCCATCCATGTTGTGTAATCACAACCCTTTATATTTCTTGGGTTCTTGCAGGGGTTTTATGCTTTTAGCCTATGAACATACTGGTGATCTCATTGTTTGGAATCCAACAACCGGTTTCGATCAACAAATTCTGGATATAGACCATGAGTTTGTGTTTAAGTTTCTATGTGGTTTTGGGTATGACAGCTCAACTGATGACTATTTTGTAGTTGTTATAACCCTGTATCGATCTTTCATCCCTGAAACTGAAATGCATTGTTTTTCTTTGAAAAACGAATCATGTTGTGACGTTAAGTATGGTAATGTTCATTATATGGATTATGGACATGATTCTACATCTGGGGTGTTCTTGAATGACTCTCTTCATTGGCTGGTCATTTATATGGAGACAAGGCTTCCTGTAGTTATTGGCTTTGATCTGGGAGAAAAGAGTTTGTCGGAGATTCCTCTGTCGTCTGAATTAGCAGGGGAATTGGCACGGAAAGTGTATTATTTGAGGGTATTGGGAGGATGTCTCAGTCTGTGTTCCTCGGGTGGAGGTGGTACGCGTGATAGTTGTGAGATATGGGTCATGAAAAATTATAAAGTGCAGGCTTCTTGGACCAAGGCTTTTGTCATAACTTCTTGTCACATTCCTTGTAGACACTTTTATCCAGTATGTTTCACTGAAGGTGGTGGAGTTGTTGGAACTGATGGCAGTGGAACACTGATGAAATTTAGTTCCAAGGGAAAACTGCTTGAGCATCGCAAATATGATCGGGAGTACAAAAAAGTTACAAAATATTTTGAGATGTATAGAGAGAGTCTGCTGTTATTCCCCGGTGAAGAACGACCCATCCTTTGTGCAACATCACTCCCTGGTGACTTTAAGGAAGCAACTAAAGAGGAGAAAGAGAAAGCAACATCACTCCCGGGTGACTTTAAGGAGGCAACTAAAGAGGAAGAGAAAGCAATTGAAGATGAGGAAGCAAGTGGAGATGAGTATGCAAGTGgagatgaggaagaggaagcaACTGAAGATTCGAATTCATCTGAAGGTGACTATCCaactgaagatgaggaagaggaagcaACTGAAGATTCGAATGCATCTGAAGGTGACTATCCaactgaagatgaggaagatgcaactgaagaggaggaagagggggaaactgatgatgatgatgatgatgatgatagtgatagtgatgaTTATGATAGTGATGATAATATaatgatggagaagatgaagatgaccTACTCTAAGAAAAAATAG
- the LOC130746650 gene encoding F-box/kelch-repeat protein At3g23880-like isoform X1: MENQNEKNLTLPHESPSATAEPSDMENENMMNKKNLTLPPEVIVEILLRLPVRSLRRFKKVSPSWSSIISDPQFKKSHFDLNAAPTDRLLLRFLDEDRDIVQSFDLASSLDDRSAIKTLNVPPPSMLCNHNPLYFLGSCRGFMLLAYEHTGDLIVWNPTTGFDQQILDIDHEFVFKFLCGFGYDSSTDDYFVVVITLYRSFIPETEMHCFSLKNESCCDVKYGNVHYMDYGHDSTSGVFLNDSLHWLVIYMETRLPVVIGFDLGEKSLSEIPLSSELAGELARKVYYLRVLGGCLSLCSSGGGGTRDSCEIWVMKNYKVQASWTKAFVITSCHIPCRHFYPVCFTEGGGVVGTDGSGTLMKFSSKGKLLEHRKYDREYKKVTKYFEMYRESLLLFPGEERPILCATSLPGDFKEATKEEKEKATSLPGDFKEATKEEEKAIEDEEASGDEYASGDEEEEATEDSNSSEGDYPTEDEEEEATEDSNASEGDYPTEDEEDATEEEEEGETDDDDDDDDSDSDDYDSDDNIMMEKMKMTYSKKK; the protein is encoded by the exons ATGGAGAACCAGAACGAGAAGAACCTCACTCTACCTCACGAGTCTCCATCTGCTACTGCTGAACCAAGCGACATGGAGAACGAGAACATGATGAACAAGAAGAACCTCACCCTACCTCCCGAGGTGATCGTCGAAATTCTGCTTCGCCTGCCGGTAAGATCTCTACGGCGTTTTAAAAAGGTTTCTCCGTCATGGTCCTCTATTATTTCCGATCCCCAATTCAAGAAATCCCATTTTGACCTAAATGCTGCACCCACTGATCGTCTTCTTCTTCGATTTCTCGATGAGGATAGAGACATAGTTCAATCCTTTGATCTAGCTTCATCGCTTGATGACCGTTCTGCTATCAAAACCCTCAATGTCCCACCTCCATCCATGTTGTGTAATCACAACCCTTTATATTTCTTGGGTTCTTGCAGGGGTTTTATGCTTTTAGCCTATGAACATACTGGTGATCTCATTGTTTGGAATCCAACAACCGGTTTCGATCAACAAATTCTGGATATAGACCATGAGTTTGTGTTTAAGTTTCTATGTGGTTTTGGGTATGACAGCTCAACTGATGACTATTTTGTAGTTGTTATAACCCTGTATCGATCTTTCATCCCTGAAACTGAAATGCATTGTTTTTCTTTGAAAAACGAATCATGTTGTGACGTTAAGTATGGTAATGTTCATTATATGGATTATGGACATGATTCTACATCTGGGGTGTTCTTGAATGACTCTCTTCATTGGCTGGTCATTTATATGGAGACAAGGCTTCCTGTAGTTATTGGCTTTGATCTGGGAGAAAAGAGTTTGTCGGAGATTCCTCTGTCGTCTGAATTAGCAGGGGAATTGGCACGGAAAGTGTATTATTTGAGGGTATTGGGAGGATGTCTCAGTCTGTGTTCCTCGGGTGGAGGTGGTACGCGTGATAGTTGTGAGATATGGGTCATGAAAAATTATAAAGTGCAGGCTTCTTGGACCAAGGCTTTTGTCATAACTTCTTGTCACATTCCTTGTAGACACTTTTATCCAGTATGTTTCACTGAAGGTGGTGGAGTTGTTGGAACTGATGGCAGTGGAACACTGATGAAATTTAGTTCCAAGGGAAAACTGCTTGAGCATCGCAAATATGATCGGGAGTACAAAAAAGTTACAAAATATTTTGAGATGTATAGAGAGAGTCTGCTGTTATTCCCCGGTGAAGAACGACCCATCCTTTGTGCAACATCACTCCCTGGTGACTTTAAGGAAGCAACTAAAGAGGAGAAAGAGAAAGCAACATCACTCCCGGGTGACTTTAAGGAGGCAACTAAAGAGGAAGAGAAAGCAATTGAAGATGAGGAAGCAAGTGGAGATGAGTATGCAAGTGgagatgaggaagaggaagcaACTGAAGATTCGAATTCATCTGAAGGTGACTATCCaactgaagatgaggaagaggaagcaACTGAAGATTCGAATGCATCTGAAGGTGACTATCCaactgaagatgaggaagatgcaactgaagaggaggaagagggggaaactgatgatgatgatgatgatgatgatagtgatagtgatgaTTATGATAGTGATGATAATATaatgatggagaagatgaagatgaccTACTCTAAGAAAAAATA A